From a single Streptomyces liliifuscus genomic region:
- a CDS encoding gamma-glutamyltransferase family protein, producing MFTTRPTLQGTFGMVSSTHWLASQSAMAVLEDGGNAYDAAVAAGFVLHVVEPHLNGPAGEVPIILAPVGGEIRVLCGQGVAPAGATIAHYRGLGLDLVPGTGPLAAAVPGAFDAWMLLLRDHGTKSLADVLKYAIGYAEDGHAPVERVGETVETVRELFESEWTFSADVYLPDGRPPRPGELFRNPALAATWKRLVTEAAQEAGARGEADAGREPGAGQAAGDRQEPGARDGGERVAEIEAARRIWREGFIAEALVRQAARPTMDTSGERHSGTLTAADLAAWSASYEAPATYDWRGWTLCKAGPWSQGPVLLQQLALLPPELPRYGSAEYVHLLIEGCKLAMADREAWYGDVGEVPLEELLSADYNAGRRALVGEKASYELRPGSPGGRAPRLSGHARVVAAGEDGFDALGVPGAGEPTVARAGSAAGAGEPTAAGAGEPTVAGAGAGAGAGAGAGHAGAGAGAAGVGADRVSAGAGAARVAACQADAGLGEPTVAEPSASPLPGEPDVSADGATRGDTCHLDIVDRWGNMVAATPSGGWLQSNPVVPELGFPLGTRLQMAWLDEGLPNSLTPGRRPRTTLTPSLALRDGVPVMAFGTPGGDQQDQWQLHFFLAVALRADVRGGLDLQGAVDAPNWHNDSFPGSFYPRGMRPGSVTVESRTDPEVVEELRRRGHDVQVGDAWSEGRLCAVARDPRTGVLSAAANPRGMQGYAVGR from the coding sequence GTGTTCACGACCCGACCCACGCTCCAGGGCACCTTCGGGATGGTGTCCTCCACGCACTGGCTCGCCTCCCAGTCGGCGATGGCCGTGCTGGAGGACGGTGGCAACGCGTACGACGCCGCCGTCGCCGCCGGATTCGTGCTGCACGTCGTCGAGCCGCACCTCAACGGACCCGCCGGTGAGGTGCCGATCATCCTCGCCCCGGTGGGCGGGGAGATACGGGTGCTGTGCGGACAGGGCGTCGCACCGGCCGGGGCCACGATCGCCCACTACAGGGGACTGGGTCTGGATCTCGTACCCGGTACCGGGCCCCTCGCGGCCGCGGTGCCCGGCGCCTTCGACGCGTGGATGCTGCTGCTGCGCGACCACGGCACGAAGTCCCTGGCGGACGTCCTGAAGTACGCCATCGGGTACGCGGAGGACGGCCACGCGCCCGTGGAGCGCGTCGGCGAGACCGTCGAGACGGTACGGGAGCTCTTCGAGAGCGAGTGGACCTTCTCGGCCGACGTGTACCTGCCGGACGGACGGCCCCCGCGGCCGGGCGAGCTGTTCCGGAATCCGGCGCTGGCCGCGACGTGGAAGCGGCTGGTGACGGAGGCCGCGCAGGAGGCCGGGGCCCGCGGGGAGGCCGATGCCGGTCGGGAGCCCGGAGCCGGTCAGGCGGCCGGAGACCGTCAGGAGCCCGGGGCGCGGGACGGGGGAGAGCGGGTCGCAGAGATCGAGGCGGCTCGGCGGATCTGGCGCGAGGGCTTCATCGCCGAGGCCCTGGTACGGCAGGCTGCCCGGCCCACGATGGACACCAGCGGTGAACGGCACTCCGGCACGCTGACGGCGGCCGACCTGGCCGCTTGGTCCGCGTCGTACGAGGCGCCGGCCACGTACGACTGGCGGGGCTGGACCCTGTGCAAGGCCGGGCCCTGGAGTCAGGGCCCGGTGCTCCTCCAGCAGCTGGCCCTGCTGCCGCCGGAGCTGCCGCGGTACGGCTCCGCCGAGTACGTGCACCTGCTGATCGAGGGCTGCAAGCTCGCGATGGCCGACCGCGAGGCCTGGTACGGAGACGTGGGCGAGGTCCCCCTGGAAGAGCTGCTGTCGGCGGACTACAACGCCGGGCGGCGGGCGCTGGTCGGGGAGAAGGCCTCCTACGAGCTGCGGCCGGGCAGCCCCGGCGGGCGGGCCCCACGGCTCAGCGGGCACGCGCGCGTGGTGGCCGCGGGGGAGGACGGGTTCGACGCGCTGGGGGTGCCGGGGGCGGGAGAGCCGACGGTGGCGCGGGCGGGAAGTGCGGCGGGTGCCGGGGAACCGACGGCGGCTGGCGCCGGGGAGCCGACGGTGGCTGGAGCTGGGGCTGGGGCCGGGGCCGGGGCCGGGGCTGGGCACGCGGGTGCGGGGGCAGGTGCGGCGGGTGTAGGTGCCGACCGGGTGAGTGCGGGGGCGGGTGCGGCGAGGGTGGCTGCCTGCCAGGCGGATGCGGGCCTGGGAGAGCCGACCGTCGCCGAGCCGTCGGCCTCGCCCCTGCCCGGGGAGCCCGACGTCTCCGCGGACGGGGCGACCCGGGGCGACACCTGCCACCTCGACATCGTCGACCGCTGGGGCAACATGGTCGCGGCCACGCCCAGCGGCGGCTGGCTGCAGTCCAACCCGGTCGTGCCGGAGCTGGGCTTCCCGCTCGGCACCCGGCTCCAGATGGCCTGGCTGGACGAGGGCCTGCCGAACTCCCTCACGCCGGGCCGCCGTCCGCGTACGACGCTCACGCCCTCGCTCGCGCTGCGGGACGGGGTGCCGGTCATGGCCTTCGGCACGCCCGGCGGCGATCAGCAGGACCAGTGGCAGCTGCACTTCTTCCTGGCGGTCGCCCTGCGAGCGGATGTGCGCGGCGGCCTGGACCTCCAGGGCGCCGTCGACGCCCCGAACTGGCACAACGACAGCTTCCCCGGCTCCTTCTATCCGCGCGGAATGCGCCCCGGCAGTGTCACCGTCGAGTCACGCACCGACCCGGAGGTGGTGGAGGAGCTGCGCCGGCGAGGCCACGACGTCCAGGTCGGCGACGCCTGGTCCGAGGGCAGGCTGTGTGCGGTGGCGCGGGACCCGCGGACCGGAGTGCTCTCGGCGGCGGCGAATCCGCGGGGGATGCAGGGATACGCGGTCGGACGCTGA
- a CDS encoding TIGR03842 family LLM class F420-dependent oxidoreductase, translating to MDFGLVLQTDPPASRVISLMKRAERNGFTYGWTFDSAVLWQEPFVIYSQILSNTTKLKVGPMVTNPGTRTWEVTASTFATLNDMFGNRTVCGIGRGDSAMRVAGRKPNTLARISEAMKVIRALGRGDEADLGGTVVKFPWIKPGAELPVWMAAYGPKALKMTGEEADGFILQLADLYLTEYMVKAVKTAAVEAGRNPDDVKICVAAPAYVTEDDSPEALAHAREQCRWFGGMVGNHVADLVSKYGEHSAAVPDELTDYIKSREGYDYSHHGRSGNPDTQFVPDEIVDRFCLIGPAEKHIEKLNALRELGVDQFALYDMHDAQEAVIETYGSTVIPAVNG from the coding sequence ATGGACTTCGGACTTGTCCTGCAGACCGACCCACCTGCCTCCCGCGTCATCAGCCTGATGAAGCGGGCCGAGCGCAACGGCTTCACGTACGGCTGGACGTTCGACTCCGCCGTGCTCTGGCAGGAGCCGTTCGTGATCTACAGCCAGATCCTCTCCAACACCACGAAGCTGAAGGTCGGCCCGATGGTGACGAACCCGGGCACCCGCACCTGGGAGGTCACCGCCTCGACCTTCGCCACGCTCAACGACATGTTCGGCAACCGCACGGTCTGCGGTATCGGACGCGGCGACTCGGCGATGCGCGTGGCCGGCCGCAAGCCCAACACGCTCGCCCGGATCAGCGAGGCCATGAAGGTCATCCGGGCGCTGGGACGCGGTGACGAGGCGGACCTCGGCGGCACGGTCGTCAAGTTCCCGTGGATCAAGCCCGGCGCCGAACTCCCGGTCTGGATGGCCGCGTACGGCCCCAAGGCGTTGAAGATGACCGGTGAGGAGGCCGACGGCTTCATCCTCCAGCTCGCCGACCTCTACCTGACCGAGTACATGGTCAAGGCCGTGAAGACCGCGGCCGTCGAGGCCGGACGCAACCCCGACGACGTCAAGATCTGTGTCGCCGCGCCCGCCTATGTCACCGAGGACGACTCGCCCGAGGCGCTCGCCCACGCGCGTGAGCAGTGCCGCTGGTTCGGCGGGATGGTCGGCAACCACGTGGCCGACCTCGTCTCCAAGTACGGCGAGCACTCCGCCGCCGTACCCGACGAACTCACCGACTACATCAAGTCCCGTGAGGGCTACGACTACTCGCACCACGGACGCAGCGGCAACCCCGACACCCAGTTCGTGCCCGACGAGATCGTCGACCGGTTCTGTCTGATCGGCCCGGCCGAGAAGCACATCGAGAAGCTGAACGCGCTGCGCGAGCTGGGCGTCGACCAGTTCGCCCTGTACGACATGCATGACGCTCAAGAGGCGGTCATCGAGACGTATGGATCAACGGTCATTCCTGCTGTCAACGGTTGA
- a CDS encoding sensor histidine kinase: protein MDADQATLKRLADVALAVVIGAIVVSVAAFDKDTAPVDYALIVTGSLALAAYRKAPRAVLAVTTAALGGHVLHAEPGLVAALPVMAAVHTAAQAGHRGVAAAAGGVFLGAWLATGVTSQATVEQTALLAGWFLCAVVTGLAGRNWQAYLRQTEQRALEAERTREEAALRRAGEERLRIARELHDSLTHSISIVKLQAGVAVHLARKRGEEIPPALLAIQEASGEAMRELRATLEVLRTDEPTGTPALLVERARAAGLAVDLTVTGNERPLTATVDRAAYRIVQEALTNAARHAGPAKVAVQLEYEERELTIRVDDDGTAEPSRPPSEGIGLTGMRERVTALGGTLHAAPRAEGGFSVRARVPLDLP, encoded by the coding sequence ATGGACGCGGACCAGGCCACTCTCAAGCGGCTCGCCGACGTGGCGCTCGCCGTCGTGATCGGCGCGATCGTCGTGTCCGTGGCGGCCTTCGACAAGGACACCGCGCCGGTCGACTACGCGCTGATCGTGACCGGTTCGCTGGCGCTGGCCGCGTACCGGAAGGCACCTCGCGCGGTGCTCGCCGTCACCACGGCCGCGCTGGGCGGCCATGTGCTGCACGCCGAGCCGGGACTGGTGGCCGCCCTCCCGGTGATGGCCGCGGTCCACACGGCGGCACAGGCGGGGCACCGGGGCGTGGCCGCTGCCGCGGGCGGGGTGTTCCTCGGGGCGTGGCTCGCAACGGGCGTCACCTCCCAGGCCACCGTCGAGCAGACCGCGTTGCTCGCGGGCTGGTTCCTGTGCGCCGTCGTCACCGGTCTCGCGGGCCGCAACTGGCAGGCGTATCTGCGCCAGACCGAACAGCGCGCGCTGGAGGCCGAACGCACCCGCGAGGAGGCGGCGCTGCGCCGCGCGGGGGAAGAACGCCTGCGCATCGCCCGTGAGTTGCACGACTCCCTCACGCACAGCATCTCGATCGTCAAGCTCCAGGCGGGAGTCGCCGTCCACCTCGCGCGCAAGCGCGGCGAGGAGATACCCCCGGCCCTGCTCGCCATCCAGGAGGCGAGCGGCGAGGCCATGCGCGAACTGCGCGCCACCCTTGAGGTGTTGCGCACCGACGAGCCGACCGGCACACCGGCCCTGCTCGTGGAGCGCGCCCGGGCCGCGGGCCTCGCCGTCGACCTGACCGTGACCGGCAACGAGCGCCCGCTGACGGCGACGGTGGACCGCGCCGCGTACCGCATCGTCCAGGAGGCCCTGACGAACGCCGCCCGGCACGCGGGGCCCGCCAAGGTGGCCGTCCAACTGGAGTACGAAGAGCGCGAGTTGACGATACGCGTCGACGACGACGGCACCGCCGAACCGTCCCGGCCGCCCTCCGAGGGCATCGGGCTCACCGGCATGCGCGAACGCGTGACGGCCCTCGGCGGCACCCTGCACGCCGCCCCGCGCGCGGAGGGCGGCTTCTCGGTACGGGCCCGAGTGCCGCTGGACCTGCCGTGA
- a CDS encoding response regulator — protein sequence MIRVALVDDQALMRAGFRALLDAEEGIEVVGEAADGEQGLALVRAHVPDIALVDVQMPVMTGIEATRRIAADPELSGVRVVMLTNYGLDEYVFEALRAGASGFLLKDTEPADLLQAIEVVARGEALLSPSVTRTLIGEFVARPPDRASAPGLECLTRREREVTALAARGLTNEEIAAHMVISPFTVKTHVSRAMTKLAARDRAQLVVFAYESGLVAARGTVE from the coding sequence CTGATCAGGGTCGCGCTGGTCGACGACCAGGCCCTGATGCGCGCCGGGTTCCGGGCACTCCTGGACGCCGAGGAGGGCATCGAGGTGGTCGGCGAGGCCGCCGACGGGGAACAGGGCCTGGCGCTGGTGCGCGCGCATGTCCCGGACATCGCCCTCGTCGACGTCCAGATGCCGGTGATGACGGGCATCGAGGCGACCCGCCGTATCGCCGCGGACCCTGAACTGTCCGGCGTACGCGTGGTGATGCTGACCAACTACGGCCTGGACGAGTACGTCTTCGAGGCGCTGCGGGCCGGTGCCAGCGGATTCCTGCTCAAGGACACCGAGCCCGCCGACCTGCTCCAGGCCATCGAGGTCGTCGCGCGCGGCGAGGCCCTGCTGTCGCCGTCCGTCACCCGCACGCTGATCGGCGAGTTCGTGGCCAGGCCCCCGGACCGGGCCAGCGCCCCCGGGCTGGAGTGCCTCACCCGCCGCGAACGCGAGGTCACCGCGCTCGCCGCCCGCGGCCTCACCAACGAGGAGATCGCCGCCCACATGGTCATCAGCCCCTTCACGGTCAAGACCCATGTCAGCCGCGCGATGACCAAGCTCGCGGCCCGGGACCGTGCCCAACTCGTGGTGTTCGCCTACGAGTCGGGGCTGGTCGCGGCCCGCGGGACGGTGGAGTGA
- the hydA gene encoding dihydropyrimidinase: MSSRTVIRGGLVITASDELHADVLVEDGRIAALAASGTPAAEAWTAERTIDATGKYVIPGGVDAHTHMELPFGGTFASDSFETGTRAAAWGGTTTIVDFAVQSVGHSLREGLDAWNAKADGKCAIDYAFHMIVSDVNQDTLKEMDLLVEEGVTSFKQFMAYPGVFYSDDGQILRAMQRSAENGGLIMMHAENGIAIDVLVEQALARGETDPRYHGEVRKALLEAEATHRAIKLAQVAGAPLYVVHVSAQQAVAELARARDEGLNVFGETCPQYLFLSTDNLAEPDFEGAKYVCSTPLRPKEHQAALWRGLRTNDLQVVSTDHCPFCFVGQKELGRGDFSKIPNGLPGVENRMDLLHQAVVDGHISRRRWIEIACATPARMFGLYPKKGTIAPGADADVVIYDPHAEQIMSAETHHMNVDYSAYEGKRTTGRVETVLSRGELVITEREFTGRAGHGVYTPRSTCQYLL, translated from the coding sequence ATGAGCAGCCGTACAGTCATCCGCGGTGGCCTAGTGATCACCGCGTCGGACGAACTCCACGCGGACGTCCTGGTAGAGGACGGCCGCATCGCCGCCCTCGCCGCGAGCGGCACTCCCGCCGCCGAGGCCTGGACGGCCGAGCGGACCATCGACGCCACCGGGAAGTACGTGATCCCGGGCGGCGTCGACGCCCACACCCACATGGAGCTGCCGTTCGGCGGCACCTTCGCCTCCGACTCCTTCGAGACCGGCACCCGGGCCGCGGCCTGGGGCGGCACGACCACGATCGTCGACTTCGCGGTGCAGAGCGTCGGCCACTCGCTGCGCGAGGGCCTCGACGCCTGGAACGCCAAGGCAGACGGCAAGTGCGCCATCGACTACGCCTTCCACATGATCGTCTCCGACGTGAACCAGGACACGCTCAAGGAGATGGACCTGCTGGTCGAGGAGGGCGTCACCTCCTTCAAGCAGTTCATGGCCTACCCCGGCGTCTTCTACAGCGACGACGGCCAGATCCTGCGCGCCATGCAGCGCTCCGCCGAGAACGGCGGCCTGATCATGATGCACGCGGAGAACGGCATCGCGATCGACGTGCTGGTGGAGCAGGCGCTGGCCAGGGGCGAGACCGACCCGCGGTATCACGGCGAGGTCCGCAAGGCGCTGCTCGAAGCCGAGGCCACCCACCGAGCCATCAAGCTCGCCCAGGTCGCCGGAGCCCCGCTGTACGTCGTGCACGTCTCGGCGCAGCAGGCGGTCGCCGAGCTGGCGCGCGCACGCGACGAGGGCCTGAACGTCTTCGGCGAGACCTGCCCGCAGTATCTGTTCCTGTCGACCGACAACCTCGCGGAGCCCGACTTCGAGGGCGCCAAGTACGTGTGCTCGACGCCGCTGCGGCCCAAGGAGCACCAGGCCGCCCTGTGGCGGGGCCTGCGCACCAACGACCTCCAGGTCGTCTCCACCGACCACTGCCCCTTCTGCTTCGTCGGCCAGAAGGAGCTGGGCCGCGGCGACTTCTCGAAGATCCCCAACGGTCTCCCGGGTGTCGAGAACCGCATGGACCTGCTCCACCAGGCCGTCGTCGACGGACACATCTCGCGCCGCCGCTGGATCGAGATCGCCTGCGCCACCCCGGCCCGGATGTTCGGCCTGTACCCGAAGAAGGGCACGATCGCGCCGGGCGCCGACGCGGACGTCGTCATCTACGACCCGCACGCCGAGCAGATCATGTCCGCCGAGACGCACCACATGAACGTCGACTACTCGGCGTACGAGGGCAAGCGCACCACAGGACGCGTCGAGACGGTCCTCTCGCGGGGCGAACTCGTCATCACCGAGCGGGAGTTCACCGGGCGCGCCGGGCACGGCGTCTACACCCCCCGCTCCACCTGTCAGTACCTTCTCTGA
- a CDS encoding NCS1 family nucleobase:cation symporter-1: protein MTETVPTGPPISQSADADGRIELTPGAFPADSPFANEDLRPVPVSERKWTTYNFAALWISMAHCIPSWTLASGLVALGMDWKQAVFTIALANIIVLLPMLATGHAGPKYGIPFPVLARASFGLRGANVPALIRAAVACGWFGIQTWIGGSGIFALGSKLTGGEWENAGKIAGNPWPLWLCFILFWALQIAIIYRGMDFLRHFENWAAPVVIVGAFALLIWIAVKADGFGALLDQPSKLGWGADFWPVFFPSLMGMIGFWATLSLNIPDFTRFGASQKAQTWGQSLGLPTTMTLFAILAVLVTSGSEAVYGEAIWDPVALAAKTDNAFGLLFALFIVLIATISVNIAANVVSPAYDLSNLAPKFINFRTGALITGVIGILIFPWKLISTPEFYIFTWLGVVGGLLGTVAGILIADYWIIRRTVLHLADLYTPGGRYWYTNGWNWRAVLAFAVGGVLAVGGSYSNVDAKGAKLGPFPTDGLIPFLKPLADYGWAIGLASSLVLYVALMAPFARAEREERTEKADQSA, encoded by the coding sequence ATGACCGAAACCGTCCCCACGGGGCCGCCGATATCCCAGTCCGCCGACGCCGACGGCCGGATCGAACTCACCCCCGGGGCCTTCCCCGCCGACAGTCCCTTCGCCAACGAGGACCTGCGTCCCGTCCCCGTCTCCGAGCGCAAGTGGACGACGTACAACTTCGCGGCGCTGTGGATATCCATGGCCCACTGCATTCCCAGCTGGACCCTGGCCTCCGGCCTGGTCGCCCTCGGCATGGACTGGAAGCAGGCCGTCTTCACCATCGCCCTGGCCAACATCATCGTGCTGCTGCCGATGCTGGCCACCGGTCACGCGGGACCCAAGTACGGCATCCCGTTCCCCGTACTCGCCCGCGCCTCGTTCGGTCTTCGCGGCGCCAACGTCCCGGCGCTGATCCGGGCCGCCGTGGCCTGCGGCTGGTTCGGCATCCAGACCTGGATCGGCGGCAGCGGAATCTTCGCCCTGGGCTCCAAGCTCACCGGTGGTGAGTGGGAGAACGCGGGGAAGATCGCGGGCAACCCGTGGCCGCTGTGGCTCTGTTTCATCCTGTTCTGGGCCCTGCAGATCGCGATCATCTACCGCGGTATGGACTTCCTGCGGCACTTCGAGAACTGGGCCGCGCCCGTCGTGATCGTCGGTGCGTTCGCGCTGCTCATCTGGATCGCGGTCAAGGCCGACGGCTTCGGCGCGCTGCTCGACCAGCCCTCGAAGCTGGGCTGGGGCGCCGACTTCTGGCCGGTCTTCTTCCCGTCCCTGATGGGCATGATCGGCTTCTGGGCGACCCTGTCCCTCAACATCCCCGACTTCACACGCTTCGGCGCCAGCCAGAAGGCGCAGACCTGGGGGCAGTCCCTCGGTCTGCCCACGACGATGACGCTCTTCGCGATCCTCGCCGTGCTGGTCACCTCCGGCTCCGAGGCCGTCTACGGAGAGGCGATCTGGGACCCGGTGGCCCTCGCGGCCAAGACGGACAACGCGTTCGGTCTGCTCTTCGCGCTCTTCATCGTGTTGATCGCCACGATCTCCGTCAACATCGCGGCGAACGTGGTCTCCCCGGCCTACGACCTGTCCAACCTGGCCCCGAAGTTCATCAACTTCCGTACGGGCGCGCTGATCACGGGTGTCATCGGCATCCTGATCTTCCCGTGGAAGCTGATCTCCACGCCCGAGTTCTACATCTTCACCTGGCTCGGCGTGGTCGGCGGTCTGCTCGGCACGGTCGCGGGCATCCTGATCGCCGACTACTGGATCATCCGCCGTACGGTCCTGCACCTCGCCGACCTGTACACGCCCGGCGGACGCTACTGGTACACGAACGGCTGGAACTGGCGCGCTGTGCTGGCCTTCGCGGTCGGCGGAGTTCTGGCGGTCGGCGGCTCGTACTCGAACGTCGACGCCAAGGGCGCCAAGCTCGGCCCGTTCCCGACGGACGGACTCATCCCGTTCCTCAAGCCGCTCGCGGACTACGGATGGGCGATCGGCCTCGCCTCGTCGCTCGTCCTCTACGTCGCGTTGATGGCGCCGTTCGCACGGGCCGAGCGGGAGGAGCGCACGGAGAAGGCCGACCAGTCGGCCTGA
- a CDS encoding carboxymuconolactone decarboxylase family protein, whose protein sequence is MTTPFRYTQPPPPRSATGRTAEVYRQLSEDFGIDGAVTFVVLSSAPELLAATWALMRESLLAGDGSRTGKELAAFGVSRANRCPFCVDAHTVLLHATGNHALAERLARGGTPDKEVQARMVAWGEATRVPGHPDLTPLPFFVRHTAAYVGTALSFHFINRIVSALLTENLLPGNTQRFRPVRSLAGRSLAKTLRRRLTPGTSLALLDGDPGPGPSWAAGTTVGPAYAALRAAASEGAGLLTEADQDLVRNVVAAWDGTHQPLVWDALPDRRDRPGARLALLAALAPYRITDEDVAAWKQPPYTDRCLVRLVAYGAFAAVDRIERALPLGDPISHEVMDRQG, encoded by the coding sequence GTGACCACGCCCTTTCGCTACACCCAGCCTCCGCCGCCAAGGTCCGCCACCGGCCGGACCGCCGAGGTCTACCGACAGCTCTCCGAGGACTTCGGCATCGACGGAGCCGTCACGTTCGTCGTCCTGTCCTCCGCACCCGAACTCCTCGCCGCCACCTGGGCCCTGATGCGTGAGTCGCTGCTCGCGGGCGACGGCAGCCGCACCGGCAAGGAGCTGGCCGCGTTCGGGGTGTCCCGCGCCAACAGGTGTCCGTTCTGTGTGGACGCGCACACCGTCCTGCTGCACGCCACCGGCAACCACGCCCTCGCGGAGCGGCTGGCCCGCGGCGGGACCCCGGACAAGGAGGTGCAGGCGCGCATGGTCGCCTGGGGCGAGGCGACCCGTGTCCCGGGCCACCCCGATCTCACCCCGCTGCCCTTCTTCGTCAGGCACACCGCCGCGTACGTGGGGACCGCGCTGTCCTTCCACTTCATCAACCGGATCGTCTCGGCCCTGCTGACGGAGAACCTGCTGCCGGGCAACACCCAGCGGTTCAGGCCGGTCCGCAGCCTCGCCGGCCGTTCCCTGGCCAAGACCCTGCGCAGGCGTCTCACCCCGGGCACGAGCCTCGCCCTCCTCGACGGTGACCCGGGCCCCGGCCCGTCCTGGGCGGCCGGCACGACGGTCGGCCCCGCCTACGCGGCGCTGCGGGCGGCCGCCTCGGAGGGCGCCGGGCTGCTGACCGAGGCCGACCAGGACCTCGTACGGAACGTCGTCGCGGCGTGGGACGGTACGCATCAGCCGTTGGTGTGGGACGCCCTGCCCGACCGGCGGGACAGGCCCGGGGCGCGGCTGGCGTTACTGGCCGCGCTGGCTCCGTACCGGATCACGGACGAGGATGTGGCGGCGTGGAAGCAGCCGCCGTACACGGACCGCTGTCTGGTCCGGCTCGTCGCGTACGGTGCGTTCGCCGCCGTTGACCGCATCGAGCGGGCATTGCCCCTGGGTGACCCGATATCGCACGAGGTCATGGACCGTCAGGGGTGA
- a CDS encoding DUF4232 domain-containing protein has protein sequence MIAIRPRSVQSVALVCLLALGLSGCGLSAELDRESNPERKPTPRPTLTVDVPTRAANPSPSGIPTHSPSVPVQEGQGCPPSGLRFRADEGDAAMGLRAMGLDVTNCGDRPYKLNGYPAVTVLDASGDPFPGVRTVEGTDKVSMAPEDPGPRSLTLAPGESAHAALYWRMHNQDGVYLRVAPAKGDDTVTVRPPYPLDIGPENILGTTAWQPSE, from the coding sequence GTGATCGCGATACGCCCGAGATCGGTCCAGAGCGTCGCCCTCGTCTGTCTGCTGGCGTTGGGGTTGAGCGGCTGCGGGCTCTCCGCCGAGCTGGACCGGGAGAGCAACCCCGAACGCAAGCCCACGCCCAGGCCGACGCTGACCGTGGACGTGCCGACCCGGGCGGCGAATCCGTCCCCGTCCGGAATCCCCACGCACTCTCCGTCCGTACCCGTCCAGGAGGGACAGGGGTGCCCGCCGTCCGGCCTGCGCTTCCGGGCCGACGAGGGTGACGCGGCCATGGGGCTGCGTGCCATGGGGCTCGACGTCACCAACTGCGGTGACCGCCCGTACAAGTTGAACGGCTACCCGGCCGTCACCGTCCTCGACGCCTCGGGCGACCCCTTCCCGGGCGTACGGACCGTCGAGGGCACGGACAAGGTGTCCATGGCACCGGAGGATCCGGGACCCCGGTCGCTGACCCTCGCCCCCGGTGAGAGCGCGCACGCGGCCCTGTACTGGCGGATGCACAACCAGGACGGTGTCTACCTCCGCGTCGCCCCGGCGAAGGGGGACGACACCGTGACCGTGCGGCCTCCGTATCCGCTCGACATCGGCCCGGAGAACATCCTGGGGACGACGGCCTGGCAGCCCTCGGAGTAG
- a CDS encoding inositol monophosphatase family protein, translated as MIQDIETIDEFLAHRTADVEEAVRTAAATEIMPRFRQLAAHEIDEKSGPHDLVTDADRKAEEYLTEALVKLLPGSVVVGEEAVHANPATYEAIKGEAPVWIVDPVDGTRQFVHGDPGFCTLVALAHRGVVLASWTYAAARDQLAVAVRGKGALLDGEPLRAGSPAPGRDLEVATSHPDYTTDDQKRALLGLWTEGVGPRACGSAGLEYLAVARGELDATAFSWEAAWDHAAGILLVEEAGGAHLTLAGEPFRITGGNTLPFTAARDAATARRVVGLLSGGA; from the coding sequence ATGATCCAGGACATCGAAACCATCGACGAGTTTCTCGCGCACCGCACCGCCGACGTAGAAGAGGCCGTCCGCACGGCGGCCGCCACGGAGATCATGCCGCGCTTCCGGCAGCTCGCCGCGCACGAGATAGACGAGAAGAGCGGCCCGCACGATCTGGTCACGGACGCCGACCGGAAGGCCGAGGAGTATCTCACCGAGGCGCTGGTCAAGCTCCTGCCCGGCTCGGTCGTCGTCGGCGAGGAGGCGGTCCACGCCAACCCCGCGACGTACGAGGCGATCAAGGGCGAGGCGCCGGTCTGGATAGTCGACCCGGTGGACGGCACCCGACAGTTCGTCCACGGCGACCCGGGCTTCTGCACCCTGGTCGCGCTCGCCCACCGCGGAGTCGTGCTGGCGTCGTGGACGTACGCGGCGGCCCGCGACCAACTCGCCGTCGCCGTCCGGGGCAAGGGCGCCCTCCTCGACGGCGAACCCCTCCGGGCCGGCTCGCCCGCCCCCGGACGTGACCTCGAAGTGGCCACGTCCCACCCGGACTACACGACGGACGACCAGAAGCGCGCGCTCCTCGGCCTCTGGACGGAGGGTGTCGGCCCGCGCGCGTGCGGCTCGGCCGGGCTCGAGTACCTCGCGGTCGCCCGGGGCGAGTTGGACGCCACGGCGTTCTCCTGGGAGGCCGCATGGGACCACGCGGCGGGCATCCTGCTCGTCGAGGAGGCGGGCGGCGCGCACCTGACGCTCGCCGGTGAGCCCTTCCGCATAACCGGCGGCAACACGCTCCCGTTCACGGCGGCACGGGACGCGGCCACGGCCCGCCGCGTCGTCGGACTGCTGTCGGGCGGGGCCTGA